In Physeter macrocephalus isolate SW-GA chromosome 2, ASM283717v5, whole genome shotgun sequence, a single window of DNA contains:
- the MAIP1 gene encoding m-AAA protease-interacting protein 1, mitochondrial, whose product MALAVSLLPRLLLSRPLPGSAARLWTPGSADVWPPLAGLCCFCRRRLGSGAAPFPRVSWASAALALPARAPQRPLLSPLGLPATLPAFPSCPRRTYSTEEQPQQRQKTKMIILGFSNPISWIRTRIYSFLIWAYFDQEFSIAEFSEGAKQAFAHVSKLLSQSKFELLEELVAKETLRVLKEKVTSLPDNHKNALAADIDEIVYTSTGDISIYYDEQGRKFVNILMCFWYLTSANIPSETISGASVFQVKLGDQNVETKQLLSASYEFQREFTQGVKPDWTIARIEHPKLLE is encoded by the exons ATGGCGCTGGCCGTCAGTCTTTTACCCCGCTTGCTGCTTTCTCGGCCTCTGCCGGGCTCGGCCGCCCGACTCTGGACTCCCGGTTCGGCCGACGTGTGGCCGCCGTTGGCTGGACTTTGCTGCTTCTGCCGCCGCCGCCTCGGCTCGGGAGCGGCCCCATTTCCTCGAGTCTCTTGGGCCTCCGCGGCCTTGGCGCTGCCTGCTCGGGCTCCTCAGCGTCCCCTGCTCAGCCCTCTGGGACTCCCCGCAACCCTTCCCGCTTTCCCTTCCTGCCCTCGGCGAACCTACAGCACAGAGGAGCAGCCCCAGCAGCGCCAGAAAACCAAGATGATCATCCTGGGGTTCTCCAATCCCATCAGCTGGATTCGGACTCGAATTTACTCCTTCCTTATCTGGGCCTATTTCGACCAAGAGTTCAGCATCGCAGAATTCTCAGAAGGAGCGAAGCAG gcttttgctCATGTGTCCAAGCTGCTGTCACAGAGTAAGTTTGAGCTATTGGAAGAACTTGTGGCCAAAGAG ACACTACGTGTATTGAAAGAAAAGGTTACTTCACTCCCTGACAACCATAAAAATGCCCTTGCTGCTGACATAGATGAAATTGTATATACATCAACAGGAGACATCTCCATTTACTACGATGAGCAAG GAAGGAAGTTTGTTAACATCCTGATGTGCTTTTGGTATCTAACCAGTGCCAACATCCCCAGTGAAACTATAAGTGGAGCCAGTGTGTTCCAGGTTAAGTTGGGGGATCAGAACGTGGAAACTAAACAACTTCTTAGTGCGAGCTATGA ATTTCAGAGGGAGTTTACACAAGGAGTAAAGCCTGACTGGACCATTGCACGGATTGAACACCCAAAGTTATTAGAATAA